The DNA region CAATGTTTGATGAGATGAGAAATGTATTAATGATGCATACAGATTTTGAAATTAATAGTTTTGCAAAGAAAATATTAAAAGCTTCAACTTCAAATGCATCAAGAGCATTAGGATTAAATAAGGGTATTTTGCAAAATGGTAAAGATGCAGATATAATTGCAATTAATCTACCAGATAAATTAAAACATAAAGAAGATATTGCAACACATATAATTTTACATACTAAGTATGTGAAAAAAACAATAATAGGAGGGGAAGATGTTTAATTTTTTTAAAACCTTGTTTTCACCAATTATTGCAATTTTAGATTTTATTACTAAATATTTTAAAACAATTGTATTTTTAACAATTATGTATTTTGTTATATTTAGTGGTTCAAATAATGAAATAAGTAAATTTCAAGAAGATTATGCAAATTTGCAAAAGATTGAATTAACAGGTCCTATAATAAATTCTAAAGCTATTTTAGAACAAATAGAAAAAGCAAGAACAAATGTAAATATAAAGGGTGTATTACTAGAAGTGAACTCTCCTGGTGGTGCCGTTGCTCCTTCTATAGAAATAGCTTACGCAATAAAAAGATTAAAACAAGTAAAACCAGTTGTAGCATATGCAAGTGGAACAATTGCAAGTGGAAGTTATTATGCTTCAATTTGGGCAAATAAAATAATAGCAAATCCAGGAAGTATTGTGGGTTCTATAGGAGTTATTTTTCAAGGAGCTAATGTTGAAGAGCTTATGGAAAAAATTGGAGTAAAAGCACAAACAATTAAAGTTGGTAAATATAAAGAAGTTGGAACTTTGACAAGAACATGGTCAACATATGAAAAAGATGAATTAGAAAAAGTAATAAATGATACTTATGATATGTTTATTTCAGATGTTGCAACAGCAAGAAATCTTAAAAAATCAGATTCTAACAAATTTGCAGATGCACATATTTTTACTGCAAGACAAGCAAAAGAAGTAAAATTAATTGATGAAGTAGGTACTATGTATTCTGCTAAAGCTGAATTAATAAAGTTATCAAAAGTTTCTAATCCTATTTGGAAAAAAGAAGATAAAATAAATAAATTGATTGATAAATTTATGAATGAGGCAGTTAGTCAATTCTCTTTAAGATTTATGGATAGTTTAAAAGCATACTAAAAGAAGAAGTATAAAACTTCTTCTTTAATGTGAAATATATTTGTTTATTTATCAAGTCCAGAAACAATTTTATATGTATCATTTGCAATAACGAACTCTTCATTTGTTGGAATAACAAAGATTCTAGCAGCAGAACTATTTGTAGCAATATCTCTTGCATTTGATCTTTTTTTATTATTTTTAGTTGGGTCTATAATTAATCCCATTCCATCAAGTCCTGCACATACGATTTCTCTAATTAAAGCAGAATTTTCCCCAATTCCACCTGTAAAACATAATGCATCAACACCATCAAGTGCAGCAACATAAGAACCAACATATTTTTTGATATTATAAGCAACCATTTCAACAGCTAACCTACATCTATCATTTCCTTCTTGCATACCTTCAAGTACTTCTCTTAAATCAGAAGATTTTCCAGATATTCCTAAAATACCTGATTTTTTATTCATTATGTCAAGTGTTTCATTTATTGAAAGTCCTTCTTGACTCATCATAAATGAAATTGCGCCAGCTCCAACATCACCAGCTCTTGTTCCCATCATTAAACCTTGAACAGGAGTAAGTCCCATTGATGTATCAATACATTTTCCATTTAATACTGCACTTACAGAAGATCCATTTCCTAGGTGACAAACAATAATTCTTGTATTACTTTTTTTATCTAACATATTTCTTGCTTCATTTGAAACAAAGAAATGGCTTGTACCATGGAAACCATATTTTCTAATACCATGTTTAGTATATTGGTCAAATGGTAAAGCATACATATAAGCATAATCAGGCATAGTTTGATGAAATGCAGTATCAAATACAGCTACATTTGGTTTTCCTGGCATTAATTCCTGACAAATTTCCATTCCCATAATATTTGCAGGATTATGTAAAGGTGCAAGGGGAATAAGTCTTTTCATAGCTTCAATTACTTTTTCTGTAACAATTACTGACGAAGCAAATTCTTCTCCACCATGAACTGCTCTATGTCCAATAGCTTCAATGTCATCAATTGAATCAATAACTTTTCCTTCGCCTTGTGTTAATGTTCTTAAAACTAATTCTATTGCTTCTTTATGAGTAGGCATAGAAACATCAATTTTTAATTTTTGATCTTCTCCAAATTCATGTTTTAATACACCATCAATTCCAATTCTTTCACAGATTCCAACTGCTAAAACTTTTTTCGAAATAGGGTTCATTAATTGATACTTTAGTGATGAACTCCCTGCATTTAAAATAAAAATATTCATAATTATCTCCTCCCCTTTATAATTAATCTTCTACTTGTGTTGCTGTAATTGCTACTAAATTTGCAATATCATCTACTGAACAACCTCTTGAAAGGTCATTTACTGGTTTTGCAAGCCCTTGTACTATTGGTCCATGTGCATCAGCTTTTGCAAATCTTTGAACTAATTTGTAACCAATATTTCCAGATTGTAAATCAGGAAATACTAAAATATTTGCATTTCCTGCAACTTTACTATTAGGTGCTTTTTTTTCTCCAATTGAAGGAATAATTGCTGCATCAGCTTGCATTTCTCCATCAAATTTAAAATCAACATTTCTATTTTTTAAAATCTCAACTGCTTCTTGTACTTTTGAAACTAATGGATGTTTTGCACTTCCCATTGTAGAAAAAGATAACATAGCAACTCTTGGATCAAGTCCAACTACATTTTTTGCAGTTGCAGCTGTACTTGATGCAATATCAGCTAATTGTTCTGATGTTGGATCTGGTAAAACTGCACAGTCTGCAAAAAGTATTAATCCATCATCTCCAAATTCTGTATCTATTGTTTCCATAATAAATGTTGATGAAACAGTATTAATTCCAGGTGCTGTTTTAATAACTTGAATAGCAGCTCTTAATACATCTGCTGTTGGAGAATTTGAACCAGCAACTAGACCATCTGCATCTTTTAATCTTACCATCATACAACCAAAAAATCTTGGCTCTGTTGTCATGATTTGTGTTGCTTCTTCTTTTGTTAATCCCTTTGATTTTCTAAGTTCTACTAATTCATTAATATATTTATCAATATCATGAAAATTTTTAGGATCTACAATTCTTGCACCATCAATATTTGCTTCGCACTTTCTTGCATCAGTTTTGATAGTTTTTTCATTACCTATTAGGATAATATTAGCTGTTTTATCTTCTAAAACTTGCTGTGCAGCTTTTAAAACTCTTTCGTCTTCTGATTCAGGAAGAACAATAGTTCTAAGCTTTTCTCTAGCATTATTTTTAATACTATTTATTAGACTCATTTATATATCCTTTATTTATATTCTTTGAAAATTATAAAAGACTAGTATAGCATTTATATAGCAATATTGAAATATTTGAAAAAAAAATATATACAAAATGTGTAGAAATGTATGATTTATGTACATATAATTATAAATGTATAAAAATTGTGTGGATTTGAAACGATTAGAAAAACTTATATTTCTCTCAGCAAAAATAAAGCTTTTGCTGAGAGATGAATATTATAAGTCTTTTACAAGATTATATGTATCATTTGCAATAACAAATTCTTCATTTGTTGGAATTACAAATACTTTAACTTTTGATTTATCAGAACTTACTTCTCTTGTACCTGATTGTTTGGCATCATTTTTATCTTTGTCTATTTCTATACCCATAAATTCTAGGTTTGCACAGACTTTTTCTCTAATGATACTTGCATTTTCTCCAACACCAGCAGTAAAGCAAATAGCATCTATTCCACCTAATACTCCAGCATAAGAACAAATATATTTTTTAATTCTATTAGATTTTAAATCAATTGCAAGTGTAGCTCTCTCATCTCCCTTTTCACTTGCTTGAATAATTTCTCTTAAGTCTGAGCTTATCCCAGAAACTCCTAATAGACCTGATTTTTTATTTAGATAATCGATTATATCTTGTGCGTTCATCTTCTTTTTTTCCATTAAATAAGATATAACTGCAGGATCTAAATCTCCACTTCTTGTACCCATTACTAAACCTTCTAATGGTGTAAGTCCCATTGAAGTATCTATTGATTTTCCATCTTTTACAGCACAGATTGAAGATCCATTCCCTAAATGACAAACAATAACTTTTGCATTGTCATCTTTTAATAATTTACATGCTTCTTTAGATACAAAGTGATGACTTGTACCATGAAAACCATATTTTCTTACACCAAACTCTTTATAATCTTCATATGGTACTGCATACATATATGTGCTAGGACTCATAGTTTGATGAAAAGCTGTATCAAATACTGCAACATTTGGTTTTCCTGGCATTAATTCTCTACAAATCTTTATTCCCATAATATGTGCAGGATTATGTAGTGGAGCTAATGGTATTAAATTCTCAAGTTTAGATATTACATCTTCATCTACTATTACTGATTTAGAAAAATATTCTCCTCCATGTACCACTCTATGACCAATTGCATCAATATCTTTTTCAACTGAGTCAATAACCTTATGTTCACCTTTAACTAAGGATTTTAAAACTACTTCAATTGCCTCTTTATGTGTAGGAAGGTTTACTTCTCTTTTTGTTTTAGTACGTGATTCTATAACTAGTTTTCCATCTATTCCTATTCTTTCTGCAACTCCTGAAGCAAAAACATCATGAGTTGCATGATTCATTAATTGAAATTTTAATGATGAACTACCAGCATTTAAAATTAATACTAACATATATTATTCCCCTCTATTCTAAATTGTGAAGATTATACCCAAAGCAACTAAAAGAGCAATTTAAATATTATTAGTTATATTTTTTATAACTCTTTTATCTTTTTAGCTTTTAAATAAATCTTTATTTTTATTTTAATGTACGATGAAATAGTAACTCTATCTATTTAAAAGTTTATAAAATAAATTAAGTTATTTTGCTTTAAAAAGATTATTGTATAAAATCGTAATACTTTTTTTATTTATGATGTAAGAAAGTAATATGTAATAGTAATTTATTATATAAAGTTTAGTTTATAGTGATATTCTAGTTTTTTCTTAAGTTTATTTACTATCTTGAAGCTATCTTTTAATAAGTCTTTTTGCATTGAATTTAATTTTTCTGGATTTATAAAGTTAGTTATTTTTTCTTTTTTATACATGTTATTTAAATTTGATTGTAGTTTTAAATAACATAAAAAGTTAAAAGCTTCTTGTAACTCTTTTGAAAAGTCTTTTTCTATGATATTTAATTTTGTTAGTTCTTGAATTCTTTTTATGGTATTTGTTCTATAAAGTTTATGTTCTAAACTTAAAGTTCTAATGCCCTGAACTAATATAAAAATCCCACCTCTTTTTATATCAATTTCTTTTGTTTTTTTATCAACGATAAATCCATCAAAAAAACCTAAAGGTACATCAAAACTATTAATGACTTTAGCAAAATTCATATAAAAACTTTGAGAATCTGTAGTGATTTTTAGTAAATGAGTTTTTAAATCTAATAGTAGTTGTCTATCTCCACTTACACAAAATGAGTCATAAAAAATTGCAAGATTCATAAAGTCATCGCTATTTTTTCCAATAACCCAATCAAAAATTAGTTTTTTAAAATCAGAAAATTTTCTACACCAATATGGATTTGAAACCATAATATTACCTTTGCATCTTGGAAAACCAAAATCAACAAGAGTTTTTGTAAATTCTTTTGTAAAAGCATATATATCTTCTTGTTTTAAACTACAATTATCAGAAATTATCAAAGCATTATCTTGATCTGTTTTTATGATTTGTTCTGCTCTTCCTTCACTCCCCATTACAATTAAAGCTGAATTATTTTTTAGTTCCTCACAGGCTAAAATATTAAATATTTTTGAGATCAATTTTTTATTTAATTGATTAATTAATTTTGCAATAAAATTTACTTTTACTCCTTTTGCATGTAATTGTTTTATTATTCTAATAAATTGTTTTGAAATATATTTTAATTCATCTAATGATTTAGCATTATTAATTTCATTTGATACCCAGAATGTATTTGTTGCAAAAAATGATGATAATGATATTTGATCAATTATTCCAATAATTTGATTATCATCATTTTTTACAACTAATCTTTTTAAAGAGTGTTTTGTCATTGTAAGTTGTGCATTAAATAAAAAGTCATTTTCATTTATATATATTAAATCTGAGTTTGAAATTTTACCTACTTCATCATCAAAACTCATTTTATTTAAAATTACTTTTTCTCTAAAGTCTGAATCAGTAACAATATAAATGTTGTCTTTTTTATCTTTTAGTAAAAGTGTTGGTATTTTATGTTCTTTTATTGTTTTTGCAGCTTCATATATTGATGTATTATATGGCAAGACTAAGATTTTATGAATTTTTGCATCTTTAACTTTTGAAATCATAATATTTGCAAGTTCAGTATCATTATAATCTTTCATAAAAACTCCAAAATAATATTATTTTATCAAAGAGGAATATCCTCTTTGATTATTTTTAGTGATCAACAGCACCTGATGCACCAAAGCCAGTTTCAGCTCTAATACTTTGAGCTTCAAAAGCTTTTTGTTCATCTTTTGCTCTTTGAGATTTATCTGTAATTGAGAAAAACCAAATTGCAATAAAAGCTACAGTTACTGAAAATAGTGCAGGGTGTTTATATGGGAAAAGTGCATGTTCATTTCCTAAAACTTGTACCCAAACAATTGGTCCAATGATTACTAAAATAACAGCAGTTAATAAACCAATTGAACCTCCAATAACAGCACCTCTTGTTGTTAATTTTCTCCAATAAATTGATAAAAATAAAATAGGGAAGTTTGCTGATGCAGCAATAGCAAATGCAAGACCTACCATGAATGCTATATTTTGTTGTTCAAATGCAATTCCTAAAACTACACCAATAATTCCAATTATAATAACTGAAATTTTTGAAATTTTAATTTCTTGTTCTTCAGTGGCATTTGGATTTATTACTGATGCATAAAGATCGTGTGATATTGCACTTGCTCCTGCAAGAGTAAGACCAGAAACAACAGCTAATATTGTAGCAAAAGCAACTGCTGAAATAAATCCCAAAAATATATTTCCACCAACTATATGAGATAAGTGAATTGCTGCCATATTATTTCCACCAAATAATTTCCCATCAACAAAATATTGCGCTCCTGCATCTGAGTTTAAAAATACAATAGCTCCAAGACCAATAACAGCAATTACTAAATAGAAGTAACCAATAAATCCTGTTGCGTAAACAACTGATTTTCTAGCTTCTTTTGCATTACCAACTGTAAAAAATCTCATTAACACATGAGGAAGTCCCGCTGTTCCTAACATAAGTGCCATACCAAGAGAAATAGCTGAAATTGGATCAGATATAAAACCACCAGGAGCCATAATAGCTTGACCTTTTGAATGTGATTCTACAGCCTTAGATGCTAATGCTTCAAAGCTAAATCCAAATTGACTTAACACCATAAATCCCATAAATGATACACCTGAAAGTAATAAAATTGCTTTAATAATTTGTACCCATGTTGTTGCAAGCATTCCCCCAAATGTTACATAAATAATCATCATAATACCTACAAGAATAACTGCATATTCATACTCTAATCCAAATAATACTTGAATAAGTTTACCTGAACCAACCATTTGTGCAATTAAATATAAAGTTACAACAGAGAGTGAACCAAAAGCAGCTAATGTTCTTATCTCTTTTTGACCAAGCCTATATGCAGCAATATCTGCAAATGTAAATTTACCTAAATTTCTTAATTTTTCTGCCATTAAAAATAAAATTACTGGCCACCCAACTAAAAATCCAACAGCATAAATAAGTCCATCATATCCACTTAAGTAAACAAGCCCTGAAATACCTAAGAAAGATGCTGCTGACATATAATCACCTGCAATTGCCATACCATTTTGAAAACCGCTAATTCCTCCACCTGCTGTATAAAAATCACTTGCAGATTTTGTTCTTCTTGCTGCCCAATATGTAATACCTAACGTTCCTGCTACAAAAATGAAAAACATTACAATTGCAGGAATATTTAATTCTCTTTTTGTTGCTTCAAAACTTGCATCACCCGCTGCAAATAAAGTTATACCAAAAATAGTAGTTATAATTAAAAAAATTCTAGTCATTATAATTTATCCTTTACATCTTCTCTTATGGCATTTGTCAAATCTTCAAATTCACCATTAGCTCTTTTTACATATATTAATGTAGTAATAAAACTTATTAATATAATTGCTGCTGCAATTGGAAAAGCAATAGTCATTACCCCTTCACCTGTTTTAATTGCCATGATGTTTGGCTCAAATGCAATTGTTAGAATGTATGCATAAAACATAACTAAAACAAAGATTCCTAATTTAAGAGCAAAACTAGTTCTTTTTTTTACTAATTCTTGATATTTTGGATTAGATTTTATTTGTTCCACTAATTCATCATTCATACTCTTTCTCCTCATAATTTTTGTGAATTTTATAGTAATTTTAACCTAGTTTAATCTATTGAAAATGTCCTAAATATCGACTTCGTAGCATTAAAATAGCATTGGTTAAATACTAATTCATTATACATATATAAATAATTTATTTCTAGAAATATTATATTTTTAAGTATAGTTTAATTGAGTAAAAAATGTGTAGTAACTTTTTGTAACCAAAATGTATAAATTGTGTATAAAGTACATATTTTATTTTGTGTAATTAATTTGTATAGAAAGTTGTTTTTGCTGGAGTTTTATCTTTTAATTTTAAAAATATCATGGAAGTCATTATTGCATCATTTAATGCATCGTGTTTACCTAGTTCAGGAATATCTAGTTCTTTCATAATTGTATCAAATTTTAAATCAACAAATTCATATTCACTTGAACGTTTTTTTGTTTTGTAGT from Malaciobacter molluscorum LMG 25693 includes:
- a CDS encoding putative nucleotidyltransferase substrate binding domain-containing protein, yielding MKDYNDTELANIMISKVKDAKIHKILVLPYNTSIYEAAKTIKEHKIPTLLLKDKKDNIYIVTDSDFREKVILNKMSFDDEVGKISNSDLIYINENDFLFNAQLTMTKHSLKRLVVKNDDNQIIGIIDQISLSSFFATNTFWVSNEINNAKSLDELKYISKQFIRIIKQLHAKGVKVNFIAKLINQLNKKLISKIFNILACEELKNNSALIVMGSEGRAEQIIKTDQDNALIISDNCSLKQEDIYAFTKEFTKTLVDFGFPRCKGNIMVSNPYWCRKFSDFKKLIFDWVIGKNSDDFMNLAIFYDSFCVSGDRQLLLDLKTHLLKITTDSQSFYMNFAKVINSFDVPLGFFDGFIVDKKTKEIDIKRGGIFILVQGIRTLSLEHKLYRTNTIKRIQELTKLNIIEKDFSKELQEAFNFLCYLKLQSNLNNMYKKEKITNFINPEKLNSMQKDLLKDSFKIVNKLKKKLEYHYKLNFI
- a CDS encoding acetate/propionate family kinase; the protein is MLVLILNAGSSSLKFQLMNHATHDVFASGVAERIGIDGKLVIESRTKTKREVNLPTHKEAIEVVLKSLVKGEHKVIDSVEKDIDAIGHRVVHGGEYFSKSVIVDEDVISKLENLIPLAPLHNPAHIMGIKICRELMPGKPNVAVFDTAFHQTMSPSTYMYAVPYEDYKEFGVRKYGFHGTSHHFVSKEACKLLKDDNAKVIVCHLGNGSSICAVKDGKSIDTSMGLTPLEGLVMGTRSGDLDPAVISYLMEKKKMNAQDIIDYLNKKSGLLGVSGISSDLREIIQASEKGDERATLAIDLKSNRIKKYICSYAGVLGGIDAICFTAGVGENASIIREKVCANLEFMGIEIDKDKNDAKQSGTREVSSDKSKVKVFVIPTNEEFVIANDTYNLVKDL
- the pta gene encoding phosphate acetyltransferase, which produces MSLINSIKNNAREKLRTIVLPESEDERVLKAAQQVLEDKTANIILIGNEKTIKTDARKCEANIDGARIVDPKNFHDIDKYINELVELRKSKGLTKEEATQIMTTEPRFFGCMMVRLKDADGLVAGSNSPTADVLRAAIQVIKTAPGINTVSSTFIMETIDTEFGDDGLILFADCAVLPDPTSEQLADIASSTAATAKNVVGLDPRVAMLSFSTMGSAKHPLVSKVQEAVEILKNRNVDFKFDGEMQADAAIIPSIGEKKAPNSKVAGNANILVFPDLQSGNIGYKLVQRFAKADAHGPIVQGLAKPVNDLSRGCSVDDIANLVAITATQVED
- a CDS encoding DUF485 domain-containing protein — its product is MNDELVEQIKSNPKYQELVKKRTSFALKLGIFVLVMFYAYILTIAFEPNIMAIKTGEGVMTIAFPIAAAIILISFITTLIYVKRANGEFEDLTNAIREDVKDKL
- the sppA gene encoding signal peptide peptidase SppA, with the translated sequence MFNFFKTLFSPIIAILDFITKYFKTIVFLTIMYFVIFSGSNNEISKFQEDYANLQKIELTGPIINSKAILEQIEKARTNVNIKGVLLEVNSPGGAVAPSIEIAYAIKRLKQVKPVVAYASGTIASGSYYASIWANKIIANPGSIVGSIGVIFQGANVEELMEKIGVKAQTIKVGKYKEVGTLTRTWSTYEKDELEKVINDTYDMFISDVATARNLKKSDSNKFADAHIFTARQAKEVKLIDEVGTMYSAKAELIKLSKVSNPIWKKEDKINKLIDKFMNEAVSQFSLRFMDSLKAY
- a CDS encoding cation acetate symporter encodes the protein MTRIFLIITTIFGITLFAAGDASFEATKRELNIPAIVMFFIFVAGTLGITYWAARRTKSASDFYTAGGGISGFQNGMAIAGDYMSAASFLGISGLVYLSGYDGLIYAVGFLVGWPVILFLMAEKLRNLGKFTFADIAAYRLGQKEIRTLAAFGSLSVVTLYLIAQMVGSGKLIQVLFGLEYEYAVILVGIMMIIYVTFGGMLATTWVQIIKAILLLSGVSFMGFMVLSQFGFSFEALASKAVESHSKGQAIMAPGGFISDPISAISLGMALMLGTAGLPHVLMRFFTVGNAKEARKSVVYATGFIGYFYLVIAVIGLGAIVFLNSDAGAQYFVDGKLFGGNNMAAIHLSHIVGGNIFLGFISAVAFATILAVVSGLTLAGASAISHDLYASVINPNATEEQEIKISKISVIIIGIIGVVLGIAFEQQNIAFMVGLAFAIAASANFPILFLSIYWRKLTTRGAVIGGSIGLLTAVILVIIGPIVWVQVLGNEHALFPYKHPALFSVTVAFIAIWFFSITDKSQRAKDEQKAFEAQSIRAETGFGASGAVDH
- a CDS encoding acetate/propionate family kinase, translated to MNIFILNAGSSSLKYQLMNPISKKVLAVGICERIGIDGVLKHEFGEDQKLKIDVSMPTHKEAIELVLRTLTQGEGKVIDSIDDIEAIGHRAVHGGEEFASSVIVTEKVIEAMKRLIPLAPLHNPANIMGMEICQELMPGKPNVAVFDTAFHQTMPDYAYMYALPFDQYTKHGIRKYGFHGTSHFFVSNEARNMLDKKSNTRIIVCHLGNGSSVSAVLNGKCIDTSMGLTPVQGLMMGTRAGDVGAGAISFMMSQEGLSINETLDIMNKKSGILGISGKSSDLREVLEGMQEGNDRCRLAVEMVAYNIKKYVGSYVAALDGVDALCFTGGIGENSALIREIVCAGLDGMGLIIDPTKNNKKRSNARDIATNSSAARIFVIPTNEEFVIANDTYKIVSGLDK